A region of the Pseudomonas silesiensis genome:
GATTTTCCAACTGATCAGCGGAGTACTGATCGGTTCGATCATTGACCAGCGGATTCATGAACTGCTCGAACAGATAGCCATTGGCACCATGAATTTCTACGCCATCAAAACCTGCCTCGATCGCATTTTCGGCCGCCTGCGCGAACTCACCGACAATCCGCGAAACCTCGGCCGTTGTGAGCTGGCGCGGCGCAGGTGGCTCTACCAACGCCGGCTTGCCGTCAGCGTCGTAGCCGAAAGCTGTCGCGCCAACCGCTTGCTTCGACGTGGCGCTCACCGGCAGTTTCCCGCCCTCCTGGATCGACGGATGCGACACACGACCCACGTGCCAGATTTGCGCAAACATCTTGCCACCCACGGAATGAACCGAGTGGGTGGTGAGGCGCCATCCAGCGATCTGCTCGGGGGTGAAGATGCCGGGATTGAAGAGGTAGCCTTGACCTTCACGGGATATCGGCGTGCCCTCGCTGACGATCAAGCCTGCGGTGGCGCGCTGCGCGTAGTACAAGGCCACTCGTTCATCGGCGGCATCATCGGGTGCGCGAGAGCGGGTTAAAGGCGCCATCACGATACGATTTTTGAGCGTGGTGTCGCCCATGCGGAATTCTTCGAAGAGTGTCGACATTGGAGTTTCCATATTTGATCGAGTGGGAGGACGATCAGCTGAGCGACAGGTGAACAATGCAGACTGTCTTGGACTCACGCTAAAAGTCAGATGAGTTGCAGCGATGGATCGATGCTAACTTCGGACTCGTGATGCAACAATCCGCTCAAATCGCAAATGACTTTTGCTTTTTTAGCAACGCGGGACGACACGGAACGTTTACGACACCACCGTCGCGTTTAAAAACGACAGTGAGGTCGCCAGAGAGTAGTCAGGCGTATTAGTGGGAGGAGTTGCAATGACAACAATCGATGTGAAATCCAGATTCGAAGCAAAGCTTCTTCGTCCGGCAAAGCCTGGTAATGATACGTCGTGGGCGTTCGTAGTACTGCCAAGAGACGCGAGTGAACAGCTTCCGAGGCGAGGAAGGACGACAGTTGAAGGCACAATCAATGGGCACCACTTCCAGGCAACCCTTGAGCCGGATGGTCAGCTGAGCCATTGGCTGCAGGTAAGTGGAGAGTTACTCGAAGCCGCAGGCACGGCCGTCGGCGGCATGGTTACACTAGAGCTAGCCCCTGTGAAGAAGGAACCCGAGCCTGACATCCCACCAGATTTTCAGGAGGCACTGGCAGCCACTCCTGAGGCTCGTAAAGTCTGGAACACTACGACGACCATCGCACGCGTAGACTGGATACACTGGATTACTTCAGCCAAGCAACTTAAGACGCGCGCAAAACGAATTGTCGATGCCTGCGATATGCTTGCATCCGGCAAGAAGCAGGTTTGCTGTTTCGACCAGTCCGGCTACTACAGTAAGGCCTTCCGTGCGCCCGAGGCGGAAAGTTTTTAGATGGAGCATTACGTTGAATACGCCTGACAATGCGTTCAAAACGTTCGCTTCGTTCATCGGGACCGGCCAAGCCGGCCTTTTAGCTTGATTGTTATGAATGTCTGCAAAGGTCGGTTGCTGCCCGTCGCGGCGGGCAGTATCGGGCAAATGCGGACAGCCAGCAGTGCGAGGGCACTTTTACCCAAGGCTCGCACAGGGGGCATTTCATCCCTTCTCCAATCCTGCCACCGATTTTTCCCGAGTCTTAAGGGCCCGCGCCTCAGGACGGTAAAGCAGCCAGCGGTACAGGAGCACACAAATCACCCAATCAAGTAACAAGGTCCAGATGTTGTGGGAAAGAAAATGAGCCCCCTGCATCATCCTGCCCACGGAGAAAATCGCGCCCAATCCCAGGGCAACCCCAAGGGCGATTCGCGCCCCTTGTGAGTGACGGTCGCGCAAGGCGAAGAACAGGGCCAGCAACGAGAAGCCAGTAGACGCATGACCGCCGGGCCAGCAGCGGCCCGGCTTGAGCGTCTGCGCGCGATGACTGAGCAACGGTGTATAGGTTTCGCTACCGCCGAAGTCACTCAGGCTCCATGGGCAATGCACCGCCGTCACTGCCTTGAGGGGCGTGACGATCGACGTGGTCAGTGCCATGGCCAGAATGGTGTAGCCCAGCGGCCGACGCCATTCATGGAGTTTTGAAGAAACACGGCTGACCAGAAAGGCAATCAGCAGCAAGACAAATACCAGGATCACGACCTGCTTGGCGCGGTCGTGCAGGATGTTTTCCAGCCAGTAACTCTGGCGCCCGATGAAACCGGCCCCAGGCACATAGAACATCCGGGCAATAGAGAAATCCAGGGCTGTCGGATCGAGTAACAACATCAACCCCATCAGAAAAATCGGAATGCCTAGCGCAAGACGAAAATCAAAAGGACGGGACACACGAAGCGGTAATGCGATAGCCATCGAGGGGCTCCGTTATGAATTATTAATAAAAGCGGGGGGCACACGATCGCTCCTGCAAAAAACATTGTTGGCAACAGCCAGGCTCAACTTCTGAACGCATCACTACCTGACGTTTGCGCATCATGAGCCGCACGTTAAAGTGAGTAACGTAGGGGTACGGTGAAAACAATGTGAAAAAATAATTACAAATGTCGCTTAACGTCTATTGGCTCGCGCGCGGGTCAAGCTGTTAAAAAACCGGCATAAATCAATATTATGTCGACTCCATTTTTTACCGGCATATTTTTCACGAAATTTTTATGAATCGCTGCCTAGAGTCTGCGCCATTGGAGACATCTCGCTCAGCCAACGGGCGCTCCCTCATTTCGATAAAGCAGACAACATGTTTAACATTAAAGCCGTACGCCCTGAAGTGATGACATTGTTTGCCAGTGGCTTCCTGTTAATTGGTTTCAATACCACACTCTGGCACCATCTTTTCAGCATAACGGACACCACGGGCATGTTGCCGCGACTGGCTTTCGCCGTCATGGTCTTTTTCGCCTTTAATATCGTACTTACTTTGCTGGCCTTTCGTAAAACATTGAAACCGGTACTGACTGCCCTGTTCATGATCAGCGCGGGCGTCGCCTATTTCATGAGTCGTTATGGTGTATTGATTGATACCGGGATGCTGCGTAACTTCGCAGAAACCAATGCCACCGAAGTGTGGGATCTACTGTCACTTAAACTGCTCGCGTATTGGGTACTGCTGGGCGTCCTGCCCTCTTTAATCCTATGGAAAACACCGATCCTCTTTCGCCAACCGCCGCGAGAGCTCATCTGCAAGACCCTGATCAGTATCGGTTGTGCCATGGTCATAGGCGGCGTCGCCCTGCTCAATTACCAAGGCTTGTCATCGCTTTTTCGCAACCATCATGAATTGCGGCTGATGGTTGTGCCCAGCAATTACATCGGCGCATCGTTCAGCTATTTGCGCGAGCAACTGGTCACCGCGCAAAAGCCCTTCAAGACGATAGGCGAAGATGCGATCCGGGATACCCGCCAGGCGCAACATTCGCGCAAATCCCTGACGGTGCTAGTGGTCGGGGAAAGTGCCCGAGCTGAAAATTTTGGCATCCTGGGTTACAACCGAGACACCACGCCACAGATGGATAAAGAGCCTGGTGTGATCGCTTTTACTGATGTTCATTCCTGCGGAACGGAAACGGCTGTATCGGTGCCGTGCATGTTTTCCAATATGGGACGCAAGAATTATGACGCTTCGACGGCAAAAACCGAAGAAGGTCTGCTGGATGTACTCAAACGTGCGGGGATAGACGTAGTCTGGCGCGACAACCAGTCCGGCTGCAAAGGCACTTGCGACCGGGTCGTCTTTGAGGATGTGAGCAACCTGAAAGACCCGGACCTTTGCGCCAATAAAGAATGCAGGGATGAGATCCTCCTGCAGGGCCTGCAAAGTTTCATTGATCACCTTGATAAAGACACGGTTCTGGTACTGCACCAGATGGGCAGTCACGGCCCGGAATACTTCAAGCGTTACCCGAAAGCCTTCGAGAAATTTACGCCCGTTTGCGAAAGTAATGCGCTGGACCAATGCAGCCGCGACAGCATAGTCAATGGCTATGACAATACCCTCCTGTACACCGATCATGTTCTGGCCAGCTTGATTGACATATTGCGTAGCCAACAGGACAAAGTAGACACGGCGATGATGTATCTATCGGATCACGGCGAGTCGCTGGGTGAGTACAACCTGTTCCTGCACGGAACGCCTTACCTGCTGGCGCCTGATCAGCAAAAACATGTTCCTTTGATGGTTTGGCTTTCTGACAACTATCAGCACTCGTTTGCCGTTGATACCGAATGCCTGCAAAAAACCCGAACTGGTTATCTGAGTCAGGACAACCTGTTCCATTCGATACTCGGACTACTCAACGTTCGCACCCATGTCTACGACCCGAAACTGGATATGTTCGCCGGCTGCAGGAATGACAGCCCCGCAACCATATTGGCCACCCAATAACCGGCTCTTGGAATAACATCGGAAACACCCATAACCACCTCCCGCCCCCCCCCCAACGGACAACGATGTGACCGACCCCGATGCCCAGCAGGAATTTGGGTGCCCTTCACGATGATCAGCGCCACCCGTCAGTATCCACACTCGTTATCGTTAACCACCATCGTCGGAACGCCGCCCGGAGCAAGCTCGCTCCTACAGGGGCCAGGCCGGCTGTCGCTCAGGTCGACGTCTGCGCAGCGTTACCTCCCAGCGTTACTCCCCTTCGTTTCATACACGAAACAAATCCGCCATTTCCCGACATACGACGTTACCTAAAAAGGCACTGCGTGCTCGCATTTTTCCCGGCGTCGCACAATCGATGGGCAATTTCGTGCCAAATAAGAAACCGCGTTTCATATATGAAACGCGACAAATAACCTGAAATCTCCTTAAACATCTAATAACAAAGGAGTTTTTGACAAAAAACAAAATCCTCACAGAGCTGGCATTGTTCATGCACTAAACGGCGTATCACCTATAAAACAGACCAGAGACCCTTCCCAATGGCTGTGAACGAGATGTACGCCGTCGCCCCTCAATGGAATAAGCCCGCTCCCAAGGACAATCCGGAGCCCACCGAAATTGAATTCCGCAATGTCGGCAAATGCTTCCCGGCCAAGGGAAAGTCCGAAGCGCCGTTTGCCATTCGAGAGGTGAATTTCAAGATCCGCCGCGGTGAAGTGGTGTCGATCATCGGCCCTTCCGGTTGTGGCAAGAGCACCATCCTGAACATGGGTTCCGGGCTGTATCGCCCCACCGAAGGCGAAGTCTTCGTCGGCGGTGAAGCCGTCACCGGTCCGGTCCGCCAGGTCGCGTTCATGCTGCAGAAAGACCTGCTGATGCCGTGGCGCAGCATTCGCCGCAACGTCGAACTGGGCCTGGAAATCCAGGGTGTGCCGGCCGCCAAGCGGCAGGCGGTGGCCAAAGATCTGCTCGATCGCTGCCACCTGCAAGGTTTTGCCGACCACTACCCCTTCCAGCTGTCGGGTGGCATGCGCCAGCGCGCCGCACTGGCTCGCACCCTGGCCATCGACCCGCAGGTGCTGTTCCTCGACGAACCGTTTTCGGCCCTGGATGCACAGACCAAGATGATCCTGCAGCAGGACATGGCGCGGATGCTGTTCGATGAAAAGAAAACCGCCCTGTTCATCACCCATGACCTGATCGAAGCCATCGCCATGTCCGACCGCTTGCTGGTCATGAGCGCCCGCCCCGGCACCATCATCGAAGAAATCAGCGTCGACCTGCCGTTTCGCGACAACCCGCTGGAGCGCCGCAAGCTGCCGGAGATCGGGCCGCTGGCCGGTCGCCTGATGGAGCTGCTGAAAGTCGGCGAAGACACCGAACTGCATTGATCAACGCCCTCGTGGCCATCAACCTTTTCAGGAGTACCCATGCTCAAGTCTCTGTTTCAACGTTTCAGCCAGGCCAGCGCCGTTGCGCTCGGCCTGGGCCTGGCCTTCGCTGCCCAGGCGCAGTCGACCGACGTGACCTATTTGTTACCGGCACCTCCGAACCTGCCGGCGTTTGCGCCGTGGATCATCGCCCAGCAAAAGGGTTACTACGCCGCCCGGAACCTGAACATGAAGTTCATCGCGGCCAAGGGCGGTGTGGATGTCGCGAAACAGATCGGGGCCGGTAACGCCATGCTCGGTGGCGCCCTCGGTGATACGCCGATTGTGGTGCGGGCCAATGGAATACCGGTACGCGCGGTCGCGGTGCTGGGCGCCGGCGGCGTGACCATGATTGCCACCAATGCCGACGCAAACATTAACTCGATCGCCGACCTCAAGGGCAAGACCATGACGGTGATGTCTTACTCGGACACCACCTACTACGCCCTGCTTGCCTCCCTGCGTAAAGCCGGCCTGAGCAAAAACGATGTGAATATCCAGGCTGCCGGCCCGGCAGGTGTCTGGCAATTGTTCTCGGCGGACAAAGCCGAGGCCATGGCCGGTGTGCCGGATTGGGTGGTCAACGCCGAAGAAGCCGGGTTGAAGATCAAGCTGATCCCGCAATCGCAGATTTTCGAAAGCATGGCCCAGTCGATCATCGCCTCCGACGATGCCATCAAGCATCACCCGGACATTGTTCGCGGCACGGTCCAGGCAACGCTGCAGGGCATGCGCGACATCATTGCGGACCCACGCGCTGCCGCCGTGACTTTCGCCAAGGCTGTTCCCGCCTATGCCGGCAAGGAAGATTCGCTGGAGAAAATCTTCAAGCTCTACGTTGAGCACGTCTATGCCAACCAGACCGTACTGGGCCGCATCGATCCGGCCCGACTGGAAGCGGTCCGCCAGTTCTATGTCAGCGAAGGCATCGTCACCCAGGAGCCGAAGCTCGACGACCTGTACACCAACCAGTTCATCGACACCCAAACCGCCGCGCAATGACGGTCAGTGACAACAAGGTAACGACACGATGAAAAACCTCAATAACTCCATGCTCGGCAGCGTCGCCCTGCTGATCCTGTTCCTGGTGCTCTGGCAATGGGGCCCGGGACTGCTCGGCATGCCCGAATTCGTCATGCCGCAACTGAGCCGCGTGGCCCAGGAAAGCGTGGTGATGTGGCAGACCGGCGGCCTGTTGCAGCACACCTTG
Encoded here:
- a CDS encoding alkene reductase is translated as MSTLFEEFRMGDTTLKNRIVMAPLTRSRAPDDAADERVALYYAQRATAGLIVSEGTPISREGQGYLFNPGIFTPEQIAGWRLTTHSVHSVGGKMFAQIWHVGRVSHPSIQEGGKLPVSATSKQAVGATAFGYDADGKPALVEPPAPRQLTTAEVSRIVGEFAQAAENAIEAGFDGVEIHGANGYLFEQFMNPLVNDRTDQYSADQLENRLRFTLEVIDAVVARIGAGRVGIRISPYGQLFDMPLYEQIDETYTALATEIGARQLAYVHVMDQSGFPAPGTEGGGGGPKATFISLLSTMKSKLPDTALILAGGMSRQRAQDLINDGIIDLAAFGTAYISNPDLVARLQNNWPLTEAKRETFYGGGAEGYVDYAPHRG
- a CDS encoding phosphoethanolamine transferase, which produces MFNIKAVRPEVMTLFASGFLLIGFNTTLWHHLFSITDTTGMLPRLAFAVMVFFAFNIVLTLLAFRKTLKPVLTALFMISAGVAYFMSRYGVLIDTGMLRNFAETNATEVWDLLSLKLLAYWVLLGVLPSLILWKTPILFRQPPRELICKTLISIGCAMVIGGVALLNYQGLSSLFRNHHELRLMVVPSNYIGASFSYLREQLVTAQKPFKTIGEDAIRDTRQAQHSRKSLTVLVVGESARAENFGILGYNRDTTPQMDKEPGVIAFTDVHSCGTETAVSVPCMFSNMGRKNYDASTAKTEEGLLDVLKRAGIDVVWRDNQSGCKGTCDRVVFEDVSNLKDPDLCANKECRDEILLQGLQSFIDHLDKDTVLVLHQMGSHGPEYFKRYPKAFEKFTPVCESNALDQCSRDSIVNGYDNTLLYTDHVLASLIDILRSQQDKVDTAMMYLSDHGESLGEYNLFLHGTPYLLAPDQQKHVPLMVWLSDNYQHSFAVDTECLQKTRTGYLSQDNLFHSILGLLNVRTHVYDPKLDMFAGCRNDSPATILATQ
- a CDS encoding ABC transporter ATP-binding protein, producing the protein MAVNEMYAVAPQWNKPAPKDNPEPTEIEFRNVGKCFPAKGKSEAPFAIREVNFKIRRGEVVSIIGPSGCGKSTILNMGSGLYRPTEGEVFVGGEAVTGPVRQVAFMLQKDLLMPWRSIRRNVELGLEIQGVPAAKRQAVAKDLLDRCHLQGFADHYPFQLSGGMRQRAALARTLAIDPQVLFLDEPFSALDAQTKMILQQDMARMLFDEKKTALFITHDLIEAIAMSDRLLVMSARPGTIIEEISVDLPFRDNPLERRKLPEIGPLAGRLMELLKVGEDTELH
- a CDS encoding ABC transporter substrate-binding protein, which gives rise to MLKSLFQRFSQASAVALGLGLAFAAQAQSTDVTYLLPAPPNLPAFAPWIIAQQKGYYAARNLNMKFIAAKGGVDVAKQIGAGNAMLGGALGDTPIVVRANGIPVRAVAVLGAGGVTMIATNADANINSIADLKGKTMTVMSYSDTTYYALLASLRKAGLSKNDVNIQAAGPAGVWQLFSADKAEAMAGVPDWVVNAEEAGLKIKLIPQSQIFESMAQSIIASDDAIKHHPDIVRGTVQATLQGMRDIIADPRAAAVTFAKAVPAYAGKEDSLEKIFKLYVEHVYANQTVLGRIDPARLEAVRQFYVSEGIVTQEPKLDDLYTNQFIDTQTAAQ
- a CDS encoding YdeI/OmpD-associated family protein — protein: MTTIDVKSRFEAKLLRPAKPGNDTSWAFVVLPRDASEQLPRRGRTTVEGTINGHHFQATLEPDGQLSHWLQVSGELLEAAGTAVGGMVTLELAPVKKEPEPDIPPDFQEALAATPEARKVWNTTTTIARVDWIHWITSAKQLKTRAKRIVDACDMLASGKKQVCCFDQSGYYSKAFRAPEAESF
- a CDS encoding phosphatase PAP2 family protein; amino-acid sequence: MAIALPLRVSRPFDFRLALGIPIFLMGLMLLLDPTALDFSIARMFYVPGAGFIGRQSYWLENILHDRAKQVVILVFVLLLIAFLVSRVSSKLHEWRRPLGYTILAMALTTSIVTPLKAVTAVHCPWSLSDFGGSETYTPLLSHRAQTLKPGRCWPGGHASTGFSLLALFFALRDRHSQGARIALGVALGLGAIFSVGRMMQGAHFLSHNIWTLLLDWVICVLLYRWLLYRPEARALKTREKSVAGLEKG